In Candidatus Moanabacter tarae, the genomic stretch TCGCCTTTCAATTACGATAAGAAAAGCATTCAACGCCTCATGATTTCTTCCTTCCTTAAGTAGTTGCAATCCCCTTTCATAGTCTCCGTCTCGGATCTCAGGAGGCGCAGAATTCAAATTTTCCGGACACCCGATAACGGCGATAAAAAGAAAAGCTGTGAGCAGTCCAAGAATTATATTACGGATCATATACCCAAGTTACACAGGGTAGTGGATCAAAATAAAGACTGAAGTCTAAGAGATTTATAGACTTTGGCCTTTAGCGCACGTAGAAAATGATAGACTACCACTCGTTAGAAATTCCTAATCAAGAAATTTCTTTAGTAGGCCTTGGTGTCAATTCTCCTACATCTGTAACTGGCGTCAGTCTTCCCCAGAATCAACAAAACAAACTAATTGGAACTTCTGAAAGCGATATCTAGGAGTCGATAAACAAACTCACAATTTAACTTCTTGTTGAATCTTCAGTTCAACTGATCATATTTAAACCATACTCGTGGGATCGAGAGCTTGATCGATCGTTTCTTCATCGAGCCATCCTTTTTCAAGAAGAACTTGGCGCAGAGTTTTGTTTTCTGAATAAGCAATTTTTGCTACTTCGGCAGCCCGATCGTAGCCGATATGGGGATTCAAAGCCGTTACTAACATGAGTGAATGTTCGACTAAATTACTGCATCTTTCCTTATTCACTTCGATCCCATCGATACAACGGTCCGCAAAAACCTGGGCCCCACGACCAAGACAACCAATAGCCTCGTGCAAAGAATAAGCAATCAGAGGGATTGTGACGTTGAGCTCGAAATGACCATCTCTCCCGCCAACAATCACCGAATGACACAAGCCCATGCTGTAAATCGCGACCTGAATCAGCATTTCACTCATCACCGGGTTCACCTTTCCAGGCATGATAGAGGATCCAGGCTGGGTTGCCGGAAGATTTAGCTCGCCCAATCCAGACCGTGGACCTGAACCTAACATTCGTACATCATGGGCTATTTTAGTGAGACTGGCAGCAATAGTATTGAGGTGGCCGGCAACTTCAACAGCATCATCCCTGCCCCCTTGTGCTTCAAAATGATTATCTGCTTCCCGGAACTTAATCCCAGTTTCCTCGCTTAATAGTGCGACTACTTTTGCCGCGAATTCAGGATGGCAATTGATTCCCGTCCCAACAGCAGTTCCTCCGATCGCTAGCTCCTGGAGAGCCTCGATAGCTCGATTCGCTCTCTCCACACTCTTGTTCACTTGGGTAGCATATCCTGAAAATTCCTGTCCAAGGGTGAGAGGAGTAGCATCCATTAGGTGAGTTCGACCAATCTTTACGATCCCATTCCACTGCTCCGCTTTCTTCAATAGCGAAGATTCCAACTGAATGAGGGAAGGCACTAGAATGTTATTTAATGCTACCGCAACGCTAACATGCAGTGCTGTCGGCACTATGTCATTAGAAGACTGACCCATATTAACGTCGTCATTGGGATGAATAGGAATACGCGATCCAATCTGTTCACCTACCATCTGACTGGCGCGGTTAGCAATTACCTCATTGATATTCGTGTTAGATGACGTCCCCGAACCAGTCTGAAATACATCGACTGGAAACTGCTCAGCTAATCCCCCTTCGGCTATCTCTCTGGCAGAAGATCTTATCAACTCCGCCTTATTCGGGGCCAGCTGCTTTAGATCTTCATTTGCAGTTGCGCAGGCCGATTTTACAAGACCTAGACCTCGTATGAATCCCTCCGGCATTCTATGACCACTGATAGGAAAATTGAGGACCGCCCGCTGAGTAGAAGCCCCGTAGAGCGCTTCGTCTGGGACCTCCATCTCTCCCATGGAATCCTTTTCCTTTCTCATTCCTTAATCTTCCTCCGTCGATTCTCTATCATTATTTCCTTCTTTTCCTGAGACAACATCGTCAATTTCTGATTCACCTTTTTCATTCCTCAAAAGCGGAGCCTCTAACACTGCTTCGCCTGTTCCTCTGTCATTGGGTTCTTCAAAGGAAAGACGCCGCAACGGCTCATCCTCAGGCCGAGCAATGACAGGAACTGTAAAATCAAGTAACTCTCCATCTCGACGTACTCGAACTCCGACGAACTGATTTTCGCGTAGATAGAAAACCGCTTCACTGACATCACTTACGTCTCGGATTTCACTATCTCCAAGTGCAACAAGAACATCACCGGAGAGTAATCCAGCCTCCTCAGCCGGAGTTTCCGAAGTTACCTTTTCAATAACCACCTGGGAACCTTCCTTTCTAGAACTTAAGGGCTCAACTTCGATTCCTATCCATCCGTAGTTGATCTTTCCAGAAAAGTGAAGATCGTCACGAATCCTGAGCGCAGCACGAGCAGGTAATGAATAGGATCCCTGAACTTCAACCGGGAGCGCGTAAACCAAGATACCCACTAACTTTCCGTTAAGATCAAGCAGAGGCGATCCCCCCTCACCTGGCCCACCAGGTATGTCGGTTCTAATATAGGGTACGGGAAAGATATTAGACCCAAAACGGCTCTCTGTACCAGTAACAAGCCCGAGGGAAGGACTCGGTTTAAACTCGAGAAGAGCGCTAATCCTTAGAACCATTGTGCCTGCAATAGGCAACTCAGGGGAATCTGTTAGATGGAGGAATCTGAAGTTAGATGGAATCGACAAAACCCTAAGTAGAGAGATATTAGTATAGGAATCACCTCCTAGCATTTCCGCCGCATAGGAAATTTCTCTGTGCACAATCCAAATACGGTCAGCACCTGACGTCGAATTTGCGTTAGTCATGACGTGTCCATCACGACTGATGAAAAACCCGGTTCCTATGTCCACACGAGTTTTACCCCCTTCTCCTGCGTTTTCGAAGGCGGCACTGACTCGGACCACGGCATCGCGATTCTCCTCATACACCTCTTGGATTCGTCGTTGAAGACTTAGGAAATCTCCTTCGTCTTGAGCCTCCACTAATCCAAAAAGACAGAGTCCTAGAAATGCCAGATAAACCCATCGGGTATAGAATAAGCTAGCCATCAGCAAATTCCTAGAAAGACAATACAAACCCCAAAAATAAGAGTCTACCTTAAGATGTCTCACGTGCAGTCGCTCGATACTCATCAGAATCGTTACGATATACAACTTAATTCCAAGTCTGGAACCATTAGAAAAAAGAATCAACGGGTTGCGAGCCAGATAGATTCCCCAAATTCCTAAAAGTACTGCAACGAAGGTGCCGAAACGAATCGCACATCATCACGTACAGGAATTCCCTGAATATTCGAAGGCGGCCGAGACTCAGGGATGGAGGACAATGCAGTAAACGTGCGAGGCATTAGGTTTTTCTGATAGGAAAGTTCCTTTTCTTGCAGCACCTCAATGACTTCGATAACGAAAGTTTTTTGGAGTCTCGGAGAACGGAATATCGTAAAGTTTTGGGATTGTCGCGACTCAACTAATTGCGGTCCAGTCGACAGCTCAACTGGTTTTGCACCAGCTACCCTGTGTTCCAGCGCCTCATGCTCCTTTATCGCTGCTCCGTTTTGAAGAACAATGTAGACCAAAGCCGCTACTGCCGCAGCAGTAACAGAGACAGAAGTCGCTAAGCGGATGAAAAGCATCCGAAAGCGAGAAGGGTTCCAAGGTTCCTCGCTCACCAAAGCTTGCAAAGTTCTCCGGCGCAAGTCCCGATCAAAGTCCTCCCAAAATTTCACCGATGGCCGCTCATTCCGTTTCAGCCGGAGGACATCCTCGAGGCTTACTTTCGGGCGGCTTTCTTTAAGATGACTATTCATTCGAAACCTGGAACTCTTAATCTATGTAGGCCTGTAAATAAGCCTGGAGCTGTTGCTTGGCGTAGTGAAGTCGTGATCGAACTGTTCCTATGGAGCAGTTCATGACCTCCGAAATCTGTTGATGACTAAGCCCTTCAATTTCAAAAAGCACCACTACTGCTCTATGTTTAGGAGACAATTTATGCAGTGCTTCGTTCAATTTTTCCTGAAGTTCGCCGAGAAGAACGGATCGATCAGAATTCGTCCTAGTCACTAATGCTTCGATGATTTCAGCAGAAGAAACTTCCTCGCTGATCTTTTCGAAGCTAAAGAAATGACGCATTCTATTTTTCCTTAAATTGGTCAAAGTGGTATTGATAGCAATACGATAGAGCCAAGTAAAAAAAGAAGATCTACCTCGGAAACGCTTAAGCGAGCGAAACGCCTTGATGAAAGATTCCTGAGTAAGGTCAGCGGCATCCTCACGGTTGGAGGTAAGATTGTAAATTATGGAAAAGAGCCGTTCGCGATACTTAAGCACCAAGTGATCAAACGCTTCAACATCACCACTTTGAACTCGACGCACGTATGCAAGATCATCATCAGTCTGTTCTGCCGAGCCAAACGACCTTTGGGTTAGAGATTTTTCAACTGCCACTGATGAATGCATCTAGCCGCTCTTTTTAAGGATCCTCGAAGATGACGCAATCTTATTTCATCGTGAGGGCCCTGCTCCATTTCGGATCAAACTACA encodes the following:
- the fumC gene encoding Fumarate hydratase class II produces the protein MGEMEVPDEALYGASTQRAVLNFPISGHRMPEGFIRGLGLVKSACATANEDLKQLAPNKAELIRSSAREIAEGGLAEQFPVDVFQTGSGTSSNTNINEVIANRASQMVGEQIGSRIPIHPNDDVNMGQSSNDIVPTALHVSVAVALNNILVPSLIQLESSLLKKAEQWNGIVKIGRTHLMDATPLTLGQEFSGYATQVNKSVERANRAIEALQELAIGGTAVGTGINCHPEFAAKVVALLSEETGIKFREADNHFEAQGGRDDAVEVAGHLNTIAASLTKIAHDVRMLGSGPRSGLGELNLPATQPGSSIMPGKVNPVMSEMLIQVAIYSMGLCHSVIVGGRDGHFELNVTIPLIAYSLHEAIGCLGRGAQVFADRCIDGIEVNKERCSNLVEHSLMLVTALNPHIGYDRAAEVAKIAYSENKTLRQVLLEKGWLDEETIDQALDPTSMV
- the htrA_2 gene encoding Putative serine protease HtrA, which encodes MASLFYTRWVYLAFLGLCLFGLVEAQDEGDFLSLQRRIQEVYEENRDAVVRVSAAFENAGEGGKTRVDIGTGFFISRDGHVMTNANSTSGADRIWIVHREISYAAEMLGGDSYTNISLLRVLSIPSNFRFLHLTDSPELPIAGTMVLRISALLEFKPSPSLGLVTGTESRFGSNIFPVPYIRTDIPGGPGEGGSPLLDLNGKLVGILVYALPVEVQGSYSLPARAALRIRDDLHFSGKINYGWIGIEVEPLSSRKEGSQVVIEKVTSETPAEEAGLLSGDVLVALGDSEIRDVSDVSEAVFYLRENQFVGVRVRRDGELLDFTVPVIARPEDEPLRRLSFEEPNDRGTGEAVLEAPLLRNEKGESEIDDVVSGKEGNNDRESTEED
- the rpoE_2 gene encoding ECF RNA polymerase sigma-E factor; translated protein: MHSSVAVEKSLTQRSFGSAEQTDDDLAYVRRVQSGDVEAFDHLVLKYRERLFSIIYNLTSNREDAADLTQESFIKAFRSLKRFRGRSSFFTWLYRIAINTTLTNLRKNRMRHFFSFEKISEEVSSAEIIEALVTRTNSDRSVLLGELQEKLNEALHKLSPKHRAVVVLFEIEGLSHQQISEVMNCSIGTVRSRLHYAKQQLQAYLQAYID